The Hornefia porci genome contains the following window.
TCCAAAGAATCGTTATTTTTCAGATAATCTTACAGTATGGGGGATAAGTCAAATGAGCAAATATGAGAGAGTATATAACTTTTCCGCCGGACCTTCAATGCTTCCGCTGGAGGTGCTGGAAAACGTTCAGAAGGATCTTCTGAATTACAAGGGAACCGGAGAATCCGTCATGGAGATGAGCCATCGGTCCGCCGAGTTCAAGGCGATTATTGAAGACGCCGAGGCGGATCTGCGGAAGCTGATGAACATTCCGGACAACTACAAAGTCCTGTTCCTGCAGGGCGGCGGCACACTGCAGTTCTCCATGATTCCGATCAACCTGCTGAGAAACTCCAAAAAGGCGGATTACATCGTAACCGGACAGTGGGCGAAGAAGGCGTACAAGGAAGCCTGCAAATTCGGAGACATCAAATGCGTAGCCAGCTCCGAGGAGGACACCTACAGCTACATCCCGGAGGTCAGCAGAGAGGACTTCAGGGCGGACGCGGACTATGTGTACATCTGCTATAACAATACGATTTACGGCTCCAAATTCCCGTACATTCCGGATACCGGAGATATTCCGCTGGTTGCGGACATGTCCTCCTGCATCCTCAGTGAGGAAGTGGATGTCAGCAGATTCGGCGTGATCTGGGCAGGTGCGCAGAAGAACGTCGCTCCGGCGGGCGTGACCATCGTCATCATCCGGGACGACCTGATCGGGTTCGCACCGGAGGATACGCCGGTTTACCTGGATTACAAAACACACGCCGAGAAGGATTCCATGTACAACACTCCGCCGTGCTGGTCCATCTATGTGGCGGGCGAAGTGTTCAAGTATCTGCTGGAGAACGGCGGCGTACCCGCAATGCACGAGAAGGACGTCAGAAAAGCAGAGAAGCTCTATGCGGCTATCGACGCCAGCCCGATTTTCAGGGGAACCGTCAGAGAGAAGGATCGCTCCCTGATGAACGTTACCTTTGTTACCGGCGACAAAGACATGGATGCGGAGTTCATCGCGATGGCGAAGGAAAACGGTCTGATCAACCTGAAGGGACACCGTACGGTTGGCGGACTGCGCGCCAGCATCTACAACGCGATGCCTGAGGAAGGCGTGGACGCGCTGATTGCTCTGATGAAGAAATTCGAGGAATCGAAGAAATAAGAGTCGTCTGCGGCAAACCAGATTAATTCTGACAGAAAACGCTTCCGGAAGAACCGGGAGCGTTTTTTCGCCGTTCTGTCGGTTGCTATTTCAGCGGCGGTATTGTAAAATAGGGAAAAATAAGCTTTTGTTCAATATGATACCAAAAAGGAGAGATGAGGCAGTGAATCAATACACCAGCCGGAGCGGCAGGATCGGAAGAATTTGTCTGGTTGTCATAATCGCGGCAGCGCTGCTTTTGTCCGCGGCGGATCCCTCTGCGGCAAAAACAGAAAAAGTGGAAAAGCCGACGGTTTACGCCGGCGGTGCGGTGGTATACTGTGAGAATACAGGAGAGACGATCTTCTCACAGAACGCGAAGCGGCAGTACGATCCCTACAGCATCACCAAGCTGATGACGGCGCTGCTGGCCGTGCAGCATCTGCCGCTGGACAAGACCGTGACGGTCTCGGAAAAAGCGGCGGCTCAGGGTGAGTCCACCATGGATCTGGTGAAGGGCGAGAAGGTCACGGTGGAACAGCTTTTGTACGGCGCGCTGCTGCTTTCCGGAAACGATGCGGCCTACGCTCTGGGGGAAGCTGTTTCAGGGAATATGACGGATTTCGTCAAGCTGATGAACAAGACCGCCCGGAATATCGGCTGCAAGAGCACGCATTTCGAGAACGCCACAGGTATCCAGTCGGCGGGGCATTACACGACGGCGGCGGATTTCACGCAGATTACGAGGGTGGCGCTGTCCAACTCCACGATCCGCAAGGTGGCGGGAACCAGGGTCTACAGGATGGACGCGACGAACAAAAGCAAGGCGCGTACCATGAAGACTCACGTTCCGCTGGTGAACACGGAGAATTCCGGCGTTTACGCGGGAAAGACCGGGCTGTGGCAGACCGATGACTGCACCCTTGCGGTGGGGTATGAGAAAAACGGGCTGCAGCTGTTTATCGTGCTGCTGAAGGATACAGAGGCTGAACGCACCAATGACCTGAAAAAGCTGATTCAGTATGCGGAAGCTTCTGTTCAGGGGATTCAGGTGGTGAAGGCCGGGAAGGAAACCGGCAAGGTCAGGATCCGGCACGGTGCGGTCACCCGCCTGCAGACTTATACCGCCGAGCGGGGATACGCCTATCTGCCGAAGGAGGGCTCCGAATCGCTGATCAGCACGAAGACGGTGATGAAGAGTAATGTCCAGGCTCCGGTAAAGGCGGGACAGGTCGTCGGGTATTATAATATCTACGTCGGGGACGATGTGGTAAACAAGGTTCCACTGGTGGTGCGGGAGTCGGTGAAGGAGGGATGGTTCCCGTCTTACATCGGAATTTCCAACAGAGCCAGCATGATTATCGGAGCGGTTCTGCTGGGGATAATCGCGTTCCTGATCTGGGCGGCGTGCATGCGCGCCAGGGCCAGACGCCGCCGGAGAGAGCTGCACCGGCGCAGGGTCATGAGAATGGCGGAAGAGGAGCTGAGGAGAGAACAGGAAAGGAACCGAAGAGACTGGAATATATAAAGAGACTGGAATACACAAATGTTTGACATCAGGGAAAATCTGAAAAAACTCCCGGACACACCGGGAGTTTATATGCACAAGGACAGACTGGGCCAGGTGATTTACGTCGGAAAGGCGGTTTCGCTGCGCAGCAGGGTGCGTCAGTATTTCCAGAAATCCTATCAGAGCACCAGCCC
Protein-coding sequences here:
- the serC gene encoding 3-phosphoserine/phosphohydroxythreonine transaminase, giving the protein MSKYERVYNFSAGPSMLPLEVLENVQKDLLNYKGTGESVMEMSHRSAEFKAIIEDAEADLRKLMNIPDNYKVLFLQGGGTLQFSMIPINLLRNSKKADYIVTGQWAKKAYKEACKFGDIKCVASSEEDTYSYIPEVSREDFRADADYVYICYNNTIYGSKFPYIPDTGDIPLVADMSSCILSEEVDVSRFGVIWAGAQKNVAPAGVTIVIIRDDLIGFAPEDTPVYLDYKTHAEKDSMYNTPPCWSIYVAGEVFKYLLENGGVPAMHEKDVRKAEKLYAAIDASPIFRGTVREKDRSLMNVTFVTGDKDMDAEFIAMAKENGLINLKGHRTVGGLRASIYNAMPEEGVDALIALMKKFEESKK
- a CDS encoding D-alanyl-D-alanine carboxypeptidase family protein is translated as MNQYTSRSGRIGRICLVVIIAAALLLSAADPSAAKTEKVEKPTVYAGGAVVYCENTGETIFSQNAKRQYDPYSITKLMTALLAVQHLPLDKTVTVSEKAAAQGESTMDLVKGEKVTVEQLLYGALLLSGNDAAYALGEAVSGNMTDFVKLMNKTARNIGCKSTHFENATGIQSAGHYTTAADFTQITRVALSNSTIRKVAGTRVYRMDATNKSKARTMKTHVPLVNTENSGVYAGKTGLWQTDDCTLAVGYEKNGLQLFIVLLKDTEAERTNDLKKLIQYAEASVQGIQVVKAGKETGKVRIRHGAVTRLQTYTAERGYAYLPKEGSESLISTKTVMKSNVQAPVKAGQVVGYYNIYVGDDVVNKVPLVVRESVKEGWFPSYIGISNRASMIIGAVLLGIIAFLIWAACMRARARRRRRELHRRRVMRMAEEELRREQERNRRDWNI